AAGAGGTTCACAAGCGTGTTTCTGTTTGCACAGGAATTCATCTGCCGTCAATGATGTTCAACCAACAGAATCTGGCAAGTATTCTGCATGACGTTCTTGTCCCTGGAGTTGATCCTGATGGAGTGATTAGTGAAGCCACATCCACACTACCCCACAATGGCAGGAGTGTTATCCATATTTTCATCATTACATTACACATtatatctgtgtctgtgtgtttcaacAGATGTGACAACAGGGTTCCATGGAGTTCAAGTCCAGATCTCCCAGATACCAGGATTGTCCACAAGCACCACTCTACCTGAGGAGAGGGCCCGGGGACGAAGGGCCGGAGTCCTGGAGAGTGATTCTGACTATGTCAAACTTGCAAAACAAGGAGGGCATAAGGGTAGCGTGCTCCAGTTTCCATGCATCTGCACACTATCACATCCCATGTCACTGTATTTAAGCTAAATCTACGTCTTGCTTTTGTTCACCAGGACTTTTGACGCATGAAATAACCGTCACACCTAAAGCCAATCCATACAAACCTCCAGCCTGGTTCTCCACTGAATCAGAAGACATCAGCAAACCGAGGTACTTGAAggatatatattaatattatcaatGACTACTGACGGACCACTGCTGAAATAACACACGCTATTGCCCATTTCTGCCTTTCTGCCTAGTACTCCTGCAATCCTGCAACTATTGCTAATTACATCCTAACTTTTACAGACTTGCACCAGTAACAAGCTTTTAAAGtactgcaaaaaaacaagacaaaaaacaacaatataacTGAATATTTACTGGTAAATCTTCACTATTGGTTCCAGTCATAATTGAATGAAAGATATATCTATGTGACTTTATTGTTTCCTTTCCTACAGTCTAATTAACAGCGAGGAGAAGATAAACCCTGGAGCTTTTCAGCCCCCTTTTGGGACTGACAACATGTCAGTCTGGGAGAGGGGCGATAGCAGCAACAATGGCAAGGACAAGGTAAACAGtgaaaagtaatttaaataatttcatggCAAATTCCTACACAGAAGTCACCACAGTCATTCTTATTCTGTTACAAccaaaaaaagcaataaagtcTAACATAGAATGTTCTTTCCGACTGATTTTCCATTCAACCTGATATTATGTATTTCACAATAAGCTTAtaaacaacagaacaacagggtgcttttattttgacatagtAAATTAATAGAAAAACTGAAAGTACAATAATGCTGTGTTGTTAACACTTTAATTTAGTCATCTTTTGACTGCACACACCTGTTTTGTGGttctcttgacttttttttttttttttttactaagaaAGAGCTTGCTTGAAACAAAAGATGGATAAAAAATTTCAAACTGCATTTAAATTGACAAAATTGGATCAAATGATTTTGCTTTGTGTCTGTAGAAAAACAATGTTCATTACTACCAGATGGAAAAATTGCAGTCACCCCAGGAATATCTGCAGACCGGCAAATTCAGGAGAATGTGAGTTGATGTAATCACAAGATGGTGCTGTCGTTCCAGGTGCTGCTGCCTCAGAGTTCACGTTTTACAACAATCAGAGACACCAAATAGTCTAGCTTTATTTACTCTAGGCACAAATGACATCAGACATTTTAAGTAGAAGCTTCTGGGTAAAATGAGAACATGGTGTTATGACACATAAGAACAAATGCGTCATATTATCATAATAAGTATGTGAGCAAATAGACCCATATGCATGTAGTGGCTCTAAAGTATTCTGCGAAACTAGGGATGAAAATTTAGAATGTTTGTACTTGATGGACAGTATTTGgcagaaataattttgtttgctGTAATTATTCATCCTGTTCatgacataaattaaaaatcctTCCCTAATGCCTTTTTAATGTTTGCGATGGTTTAAGATTGATGAGATATTCTAATACTTCTACAAGATACTACGTGGCACTTCTATTTTGTCTTACCAGTCTGTGGTCTAACTGGGGGAGGGGGCAGTGATGGGGGAAAGGATGCTGTGCCGTCTATTGACAGAGGGAAATGGATCACTTGACAAGAttcagaaaggagaacaacccagtgaggattGAAAATAAGGAGGGCAGGCAAAACAACATAGTGATCTTGTATATGTGACATCCACAATCAGGTCCTTCCAAAACTCCCCAAAAGAACTGTTCAGCAGATTGACTCATGTGAAGTGTCTTGTG
This window of the Antennarius striatus isolate MH-2024 chromosome 12, ASM4005453v1, whole genome shotgun sequence genome carries:
- the LOC137605306 gene encoding uncharacterized protein C7orf57 homolog isoform X1 is translated as MMTFRGLFVCLFVCLFAAFAHWKPRRRGSQACFCLHRNSSAVNDVQPTESDVTTGFHGVQVQISQIPGLSTSTTLPEERARGRRAGVLESDSDYVKLAKQGGHKGLLTHEITVTPKANPYKPPAWFSTESEDISKPSLINSEEKINPGAFQPPFGTDNMSVWERGDSSNNGKDKKNNVHYYQMEKLQSPQEYLQTGKFRRIVFDKKPAPVDMSKLLSFGYVDNNKPDDK
- the LOC137605306 gene encoding uncharacterized protein C7orf57 homolog isoform X2, with amino-acid sequence MASSKHSVFLSNTFHASKKMSENSSAVNDVQPTESDVTTGFHGVQVQISQIPGLSTSTTLPEERARGRRAGVLESDSDYVKLAKQGGHKGLLTHEITVTPKANPYKPPAWFSTESEDISKPSLINSEEKINPGAFQPPFGTDNMSVWERGDSSNNGKDKKNNVHYYQMEKLQSPQEYLQTGKFRRIVFDKKPAPVDMSKLLSFGYVDNNKPDDK